In the genome of Notamacropus eugenii isolate mMacEug1 chromosome 7, mMacEug1.pri_v2, whole genome shotgun sequence, the window CATAGTATATCTTGATTAACAAAGCCTTTTATAATACTCTTTTGGGCAAGATGTGGACTGGCTAACGGCATAGTTAGGTGaattcagaactggctgactAACCAGACCCAAAGTGTGCTGATGAATGGATTGATTGATGTCAGACTGAAGGGAAAAGGGCTATGATGGAATGAAGCTAGATCCTAATCTAGCTCTAATCTATTCAAAATTTTTCCAATGATTTAGTGGAAGAAAGATATAGGTGGCATGCATTTAAATTTTCAGATGATACATAGCTAGGAGCAGCAGCTAATACACTAAATAACAGACCAGTGATCCAAATGAGTATGGATCAACTGAAGCTAACAAGGTGAAATATAATCATGAGAGGGATATGGTACAGGTCTGTGCTTTCATTGGGATAGGGAGCTCCTAGATAAGGAAGTCCTCTAACGATGCAAGTCAATACTCTCCAATATATAGTTTCAGAGTTGCCCAGAACATtgatttaaatgactttccagggGTCACTCATCCAATATGGGCCAGAGGCTGGACCTGAGCTCAGGTTCTTCCGGTGTTAAAGTCACATTTTCATTGTAGTGCCTCTCTATAATATAATcatagattaattaaaaaaaaaaccattgtaTATGTGgaacacagctattaagtatagGGCAGGAGACATGTGGATATATAgcaattaaagtgaaaaaaatctggaGGATTTGATGGATCAAAAACTCCATACAAGTCAAAAAGTATGATGTGGCAATGCAACAGCAAAATCAAATGCAATTTTGGTCTTTATTAATATTCAAAGGCAAGGCGGTGGTAGGTGGCCCTGCCCTTCTCTGGCTGATTCAGACAACATATGGAGCATTGCATCCAGTTCTAAGAAGTGAGCCCCTAAGAAGGGGTTGATCAAGGAAGTGAGGAGACTTGAAACCATGCCTTCTAAAGATTAAAGGAACTGGAATGTAAAGCCTAGAGAAGATTGAGGAGACAAAGGATGGTTGCCTTAAACTTCTGAAAGTTTCCAAAGGGCCACAATTTggagccttcattttacagatgaggaaactgaggcccagagaagcaaaaTTACTTGCCCCAAGAGATGCATAGCATAGgtgggaatttgaactcaggtcctctgactctccatccaggactctttctactgcaccacactgAGTTGGTCCTGGACAACAGAACATGGAACCATGAACAAAAATTACAAGGAAGCAGATTTCACTTTAATAGaaagaagaacttcctaacaattgacTTGTTCTGACAGCGGGGCCCTGGGGCGGGGGCTGGGTGACGCAGCAGGGCCCTGGGCAGAGCATCGGGTACCTCGTGAGCAGTGCCCACAGCTTTGTGTCCAGGTCCCATAATGCCACAGAGCAATGAAAGGCCAGCAAAGATCTCTGCTCAGCAAAAGCAGCCACTTGCCAGCCTTCTCAGAGAAGTGGAGGGCCGGGTTTGAGGGCCTTAAAAAGTTCTGCCTTTCACGCGCCAGGCAGGAGACCCGGAGCACCTGGCACAGGCTGTACCAATCTCTCCAGCGTGGGAGGAAGGCTCTTCGGCTCCAGAGGAAGCGGGCCCAGAAAACGGGCCTGGCTGCAAAGGCCCATGCCGCCCTGGCTGCTCCCCATAGCTACCCAATCCCTGGCACTGTGAGCCCCCACATCCGGGGGCACCTCACTGAAAGCCTGGCAGCATCTGTTGAGAATGCCACCCAGGAATGCCAGCCAGAGGAAGAGCCCCGGATGGCAGCAGCTGGCTTGCCAGTGGGCAGTGTGTTAGGTCAGGCCAATGGCTGCAGGCAGAGGACTGACCACCAGGATCCTGGCAGGCTCAGGACAGCCAGCAGGGAGGGCCAGGTGGAGAGCAGCCCCACCTTAGTCACCTTGAGGAACCATAAGGGAAATGGTTGTTACTGCAGCTGCTACCAAGGGCTGGGCCCAAACATGATGGAGCCGGAGCAGCCATCCCTAACTCCGGGAAGGCCCCATCTTAGCCAGCATAGGGGGGGGAAGGATATCACTGCTTAGGGCATATAAGGAACTGTCCATGATTCAGTTTTGGTACCGGATCCTGAGATCCCCCCAGTTTAAATCGAGGAGAACGTGTAAGCTTCAGACAGGCCAGCAGCGGAGCTGGGTGCAGAAGGTCGCCAGGGGCCATCGGGAGAAGCGCCAGGAAGGCTGCCAGGGGGTACTTGTAGCTCATTCCCTCACTCAGGTCCCAAtagcccctctcccctccttcaggCTCCTTTCCCAGATATGGACTGCAGTGCCTTAGGGCCCACAGCAAAGGGAAAGAACTCGAGAACACCCAGGAGCCCGGGGCCCAGAGCCATGTGTCGGAGAGGCCCTCCCTAGTCAGCAGAATGGCAATGTCACCCATGGTTGGGATCCATCCCACTTCACCGGACTGAGCAGTGAGATCCTCTCACCCGAGCAACACTCCAGAGACTTTTTCATATCCGAAACTTAACCAGAAACCATAACTGTGGAGCAGGATTATCAGGTAAGGGATGTTGGAGATGGCACACTCAAGCTGGCCCTGCCTGCGCAGGCGACCAGTGGTAAAGAGGCCCTAGGGGAGGAGCCTGTGTCCACAAAGACTGTACAGGACGTGGGGAGCCCGTGCCACATGGAGGCTAAGGCTCCACGTCCCCGCAGCATCTTTAGTGCCAAGTTACTGGACCATCCGTACTGTAAAAACCTCCTGGAGGCCACCTCACAACCAATCAGATTCAAAGGGGGCCGGCAAGTGGGAGGTGGAAAGAGTGGTCAGAAAGCCCTGATTTGGAATGTTATTGTAATGTTAACTAATTTCAAAGCGTAAATGCTTACGCTGCAAATTTAACAACTGTCTCTCTCAGATTATAGCTAGCTCTAGCACATCCCTGTGACTGTCTCCCAGGCTAGTAATTCTACcacactattccttcctccttgtAAGAATAATTAGCTCAGCATCTGGGATGCTTTTGTCTCAATAAACTTCAGAGTTTCCACTTTATTGAGCCAAAGAAAGGGATATGACAGTGAGCAGAAAAAGTGGTCTCTAGCATCATCACTTCTCAGGATTGTGAACAAATCAAAACTTTAATCTCCATTTCTCCCATCCTTAACAtcttataacaaagaaacaaacaaaaatgattgGTCTCtgtctatgatttcattgtttaGGTACGTAATTTTTAGTGATAAAATTCCTTCTGCCAATTAAGTTTCATCCAGGGTGTTACATACCCAGCATGTTTCAGagtagatttaaactcagatcttcctggcacAGACCAGCTTTTTATCCGTTACAGCATGCTCTCACAAATTGCATTGTATTTTTTAACCTTTCAAAGCATTTCCACCTATCTCTGCTCctttaatggaggggaaagaggCAGAGAACATCACAATAGATTAAGAGCTGTAAAGGTCTTTTAGAaatgatctagtccaatctctttattttatgagagaaaatagaagaccATAGAAGCTGAGACTTTCCTCAGGTCCCAAAGGTAGTGAATATCAGAGTCCGGAATTGAACCcagattccatttctcccagttCAGCAACTGCTTCCACTGTGTTGTGCGGCAAGTTTTACACTTTCCAAAATTCCAGGGAATGAGGGGAGATGGGATTAGGTTCTTAATGATTAGGAACAGATGATACTgttaagggggaaaaataagctCTTCCAGGCAGTCTGTATTAAATCTTGGcttctctttctactccaccactctatttctctaTCCAAATAATTATTCTTGCTAGAATTATTCTCCACTTCCAATCAGTCGGGATCTCAGCTCCCTCTCAGTGCTCCCTTCCCCCGATTTTTCTCCTTCTACTTACAGAATAGCCTAACTTCTGGACAAAATTGGGGAACAAAGCTAGTTTTGCTTCTTCCTCatccactcctccctcccccaccaaatgCTTTCATCTAAAGTGGTCTGGTTTGGTTTTGTTCATGGAAGATACAAAACACGACTTTACTATTTTAAATTCACCGTAAGAAAGCAGTGAAAAGGACCAGGGTAGAATCTGCAATTCCTGCCAAAAAGGCAGGTGGCAGCCAAGTCCGTCTCCATCTATCTCCATCACTCCCTGGGATGGCGAAGGCGGGGTGTGTATCTCTCATCACCACACAATACAATTCTGTCCGGatcctatctctgtctctcccccccccccccccccccccccagctcccAACTCCTCTAtccctttcctccacctctaccTCTTTCCCCGGGCTGATTTCCCCCAATTTACCTCCCACAAAATTAAACTCTCACCCAGTCCTCCTGCATCCCAAACCAAAGATCCAGGCCTCAGTTCCAGTCCTCCTGCATCCCCATCTCTGAGGAAAGCGCTCCCCTATGCAAGGGTGTACGCAAAGTAGAACCTCAGGGGGCGAGGGGCGAAGGAGGTGGGGGAACATGCCTCACTCCCTCAGGGTTACTCACCCGTACGGCTAAGAGGGAAACTCCTGCGAGGGGCCGCCAGCTCTCAAGGCCAGGCTTAAAGAATCACTGGTGCGTCACCCCCTTCCCTCCGCGGCTCCGCCCTCCGCCCCTCCCCTGGGCAGGTGGCTCCGCAGCAGCCTAGCTCCCGCAGCCTCTCCCTTCCAAGCCTCCCACCTCCGCACCTGGTCCAAGGTACCCACAGAGAGAGACTGTGAGCctgcctctttcccttccccGTTCTCCAGCTTCCCGCAAGGACAAGAACACTACTTAAAACTCTGCTCCCATGGTTCTTTGCAATCTTTTAAGGGTGTATATACTAGTAATGTGCAGCttgtgttattttttatttttagcccCCAACTAGATTATTAGCACTCATATAGCGCTTTAAGGGTTGCGGAGCTCCTTACATTtgtctcattttaccctcatGACAGCCTATTTTACAagctaggaaactgaggctgggagacaTTAAtcgacttgtctaagatcactcCTAGGtcagtaagtacttattaagcacctactatgtgccaggcgctgagGTTATAGAGgcaaaaagtccctgctctcaggagcTCACACGAATGGGGGAGATAGAAAAACAACTatgcacatgtttatatatacacacagaataaatcAGAGATAATAGAGGAAAggcatcatttcttttttagttaTTACAATATGAACCTTATATTAAACTGGTACtttgggtcacacaactagtgtgaggcagaattcaaacttaaGCCTTACTGATTTCAAGTGAAACACTGCATCGctccaccacctagctaccctaagcTAAGTGTGAGCTTCTTCTGCAGCAGGGACTATATCTGTGTATCTCCTTCTGGGTTTAGCATGGCGTACTCAACATAGgtttattaaaaacatttgttgaaccaaaaaaagaaaagtacaaatCTCTTCCATGCTAGAATAAAGGATATCCCAGTGTGTATCTCTCCCTCCTGCCATCCTAGAAAGTTTAActacaaatttcatttttttttttttaaattgagggaGGGTGGCAGGACATACAGATATAGCTGCATATacaggaaagagagaacaggTTGAAATAGTGCCAGGAAATCTGAGGAGACTTTGGTGGTagcaagagaaaatgaaacaacttCAGAAAAAAGGAATTCAAACTCATTTCTGGTGGTGGTGGGAGTGCAGTGGGCAGATGTAGAAGAGTCAGTctttttaatttctcagtgtcccaggcaattcTAAAACAAATCTAATTGCAGAATACTTGTCAATTTACGTTGATAGAAGGAGCTCCCTTCACAGATTAAGACCAAAATTAAAAAGTTCAAAAGGAATGCAAGACTGGTGGACTTGAATTAGTAAACCTGTGTTCAGAACTGCAGTCCAGCACATAAACGTTAAGTCCAGCTACTGCAAAatatagtgaatagagaactaGCCTTGAAATTGGGATGATTTTTAAATTCAAGTCTCACCTCCGGCACATACTAGCTCTATGTTCCAGTGTctaagtcacaacttctcagtgCTACAGATCTGAAACTATAAATTGTAAAGAAGGTTCTGACTCTGTTGACAGAGAAAACTTTCTCATGTGGAACATTAAGTCTCTATCCCTGAAGTATGTTTAACCATGTTACTCCTCTAACTCAAAAACATCTTCAGCAACTTTCTATTACCACTAGGAAAAAACTTTAAACAACTGTTTGACAATTAAAAACACCTTTCACAGTCTGGTTCCAACCTATCATTCAGATTTAATTCTCAGTATTCCCCCATGATCACTCTACCAAACTAGTCTTCTTGCTTTTCCCTCTACATTTTACATTCGATTTCTGACACATCTGTTAAATAGTTTCAGACAAGCAATTTTTcaggacatttttattttaaaatctatactaaataaataacatttaaacaCAATCATTACAAGCTTTCATCTTAAGTTGAATGTACATCAATGCCTCAATTATATCAAAATCCAAATTATTTGCATACAAAAATCACCAAAGATCAAAGTTGCTTCAAGTTTTACTTTCTCCTTAAATATTTCTAATTACAAATAGGACAAGACACAAACATGTTTGTGCAAATTAACTTTAAACATACAGTATGGCTTAAAAGTCATCAACTGTTTCTGCATCATAGTCACAGTACATTGATTGGCCTGTTAGACGCTACAATATGACTCAGAATGATTCAAACATATTCTAAGTCCATGTAAATAGCAGAACACACTTCTTCGAAGTGCATGTgatattgaaacattttttaagaacAAAAGGGAAGCTAAACTGTTACATCAATAGTAAAGTTATCAAATGAAACTTTCTACAAAGATTCTGAACATTAACAATTAAATAAGAcaaaaagttaatttatttcCTTGACATTCAAACACATTATAAAAGTCTATGTAATTAGCAGAACACACTTCTAAGTATTGTGAtactgaaacatttttaaagaacaaaagggaagCTAAAATGTTACATCAATAGTAAAGTTATCAAATGAAACTTTCTACAAAGATTCTGAACATTAAcaatataattaaagaaataaaacaaaaatagttactTTATTTCCTTGACATTCAAACACATTATAAAAGTCTATGTAATTAGCAGAACATACTTCTTCTAAGTATGTGGtactgaaacatttttaaagaacaaaagggaagCTAAAATGTTTTATCAACAATAAAGGTATCAAATGAAATTTTCCACAAAGATTCTGAACATTAACAATATAACTAAACTTCTTCTAAGTATATGTGgtattgaaacatttttaaagaacaaaagggaagCTAAAATGTTTTATCAACAATAAAGGTATCAAACGAAATTTTCCACAAAGATTCTGAACATTAAcaatataattaaagaaataagacaaaaataaagttaatttgtTTCCTTGACATATCTAGCCTTTTTCTTTGCTGAACTTTTATCTAAATTACAAATTCAGAGGCAACAGCctactcttcctttcattttcaaagccatttatttaaaaaaaaaaaaaaaaggtcttaaaAATAAGTTCCCAACTCATAAATCcagtcagaaaaaaatttataaaagttaAATCAGGGCAGTGATATATGTACAAGCataaaaacccaaaacatttatCACTGCAATTTTAAAACATCCaagaaaaactgataaaaaatCAGCATGAGCTACAAACTGGCATGGATATATGCTACAGTTCAAGTACCAGAACCTTAATCCTATATACATTACTAAATCAAGGGAAAATTCTACAATTATAGTTCCAGAGGTCTGGCTGTTGGCATTAGCTGAACCTTTGCTATTGGATTCTTTGGAGAACCTTTGTACCAAACCCTCTCTCTTCCGGATGGTTTTCTACCAATACTCTTCTCTTGTGTACCAACAGAAGAAGTTGTACTTGTTTTTACAACAGATTTTAATGGTTCGTGATTAGTAAGGTCATCCAAAACTGATTTGATTTGGCTACCAAGTATCACCTCCTGTTTGCAAACTTTTGTAGGTATCAGAGAAGTATTCGATGAGTCTGAGTGTCTCTTCACCTTTGAGCAAAGTTTAGAAGATGACTCTAGGCTTGATTTGGAAGTTAGCTCTGTGCTTGACTGGGCGAAGGCCACagacttttgtttttgcttatgcTCTGAATAAAGAAGAGCAGAAGAGGAATTGTTGGATGTACTTTCTATATGAGAAGAAAGTTCATGTTCATAGCTCATGGCTTTAACCAATGGGGAAGACACCTCTCTCAAACTGGCAAACCTCCCCAATTGTCTATTTGTTTCCATTAAGGAATTTATCCTTCTGACAGACTGACGAACAGGAGTACGCTGAAATTTCAAAGGTGACTTAACTTTGATTTCAGCTCTTGAATCATTTAACGAAAGTTTATTAAACCATTGGATGTGGTCTGAAACCTTTCCATGATCCGTCACTTGAAAATCTCCTGGAAGAGTTTTATTACAAGTTGGCACCAATGACTGCCACTGAATAATTCTTTCGTTCCTCCGTAACTCTGACATATGACATGTAACCTGCCCAGGAGATTCAGTGACAACTTCCTCAGGATTAGAGCAACTCAGTTTATTGTCTTCGAAACTAATTTCAGTCTCTTCTGCTATAATTATTTCTTTGCCTCTAGCAGGTTCTTCTTTATTTGTTTGGTCATTCATGTGAAATTCTTGCATATTTAAATGAAGATTCTCATCTGACTTGGCTCCTTCCTGAACTGTATGAAATTCCACAGCGGAACCTTTCACCAAATTCTGAAGTTGATTTACTAACAAGTTTTGCTCTGAAACAACGGAATCCTCTTTACTGCAATGATCCTCATCATGCTTTTCTAAAGACAGCACTGTCACATCATGATAGTCTTTAGCCTCAGATAGAGTCTTCTCTGGACTAAATTCTACATTAGGTACtgcacttaatttttctttccttgaatcAGATTCTGATGGAGGATTGTCACTTATCAAAACATTAAGATTACTGCCAGATTCAGAAAATGCTTTCTGAATTTTCACTAAAGTTTCTGTGGttaaattattttcatctccACTAAGAGAGCTCCCAGTTAGGCTGTCTTCATGTTTATCATTTACATTAATATCTGTGAGTTCACAAGGAAATTCAGGTGGTATTTCAACCGTAAGGACACAGTCAGAAGGATTACTTTCCTTGTCAAAAGTTTCCACAAAAAGTAATGTCCCACTTGTActaatttcttgaaaattagtTTTATTAGGTCCAGTCCAAGACATTCGGTAATTCACGTCATCTGTTTGCTCTGGAGTTAGCAAATTTTCCTCAGATTTGCTGATGTGCTTTAACCCTGAAAATGAAATGGTTCAGAAATGAAATACAATCAACTTAACCAATTTGTGAGACACCAATTGTCAGCTCACTTTATTTCCTAAGCTCCtacattaaaataaattgaatccaataacagaaacatttttaaaatgagaaatttgattGCTATTTTAACAACTTGTCAACTATTCATAAAAAGTAATCACCAGCATACTTTGCACAAGTATTAAATTTAATGCCAAGATAAACacaaattgtcttttcttttgctaATCTTTAACATATTTTCTAAGTCTTTTTTAGTAAATTATAAAGATAttattacacatacacacctttCTTTGTTAATCTTTCATCAACATCTGGGCTAAACAGCAGTCCAGTTTTTACAGATtcaatcctatttttaaaatcttgctgATTCGCAAGCCTTCGTCCAACATGTTCATATCTATTCAGACCAGAACATCTGCTCTTTTGGAACAAGAGAAAACCAACAAATTTTAAAAGCCTGGATTATGAAATTTACATTAAATTTACTCGTttacaaattatttaaattattaatttatttaaattattttgattttaaaaaagactgaTGTAAGAGAaactaataataattaacattccAGGGGAAGTCCTATTCAAAATGACTACAAAACACAAAAATTACATAGGAGTCAATCTACCAAAACACACTCAAGGTTTAGATAGATAGAATTACCACATGCTCCttatagcaataaaaaaaatgacGAATAAATGGAAGGATAAGCAcaccaatataatataaatgatatgATCAAATAACTGTTTTAAAGAATACAAAATAAGGGGGGGAAATTCATTTAgaggaacaaaagatctagaatctcAAGGGATATCATGAGAAAAAGTAGGAATGAAATGGGAATAGTATTTCTAGACCCCAAATTATTATACTATAAAGCAATAATTAACAAATTTGTTTGATagtggttaaaaaaatagaaaaatagatcaatGGAAAACAGTCATCAAAGTATAATCTACAGACTTCTGGGAGGAGTCCTTGGAACCTTTCCAGGGGGGTCCAAGACgtcaaactattttcataataaatattaagATATCATTTGTCTACTAAAATACTCCACCCTTTTTGTACTGCCTATCTGCGAGGTAGTATTTTCTTCACTTCAACAAAAACAATGTACCAAACAGGTTCCGTGCATAAACAGAAGAGCTTGTTTTCTATTAAGTCAGACAttaaagaattttgcaaaaaCATATTAAACAATGTCATTCTTCTCCTTAAATGTTTTTGGTTttagaaaatataattatttttcataaagcaAATTAAATAACCTGGTAATCAAAAAACCCAAGGACAtaaattattgggaaaaaaatCCCTACATATCAATTCCACTAATAAGTACTTGCTAAGGTGGCTTTACTACGTGTCAGTAACTATGGtaggagctgaggatacaaatacaataaatctTGGCAAGGACTTCTCAGAAAACATGAAAGAAGTTCGAGAAAAATTACGTCgaacattttatataatataccaTAAGcttcaaatggatgcatgatctgAAGATTAAAGtcatagcattaaaaaaaagaacagaggaaaatCCGATCAGGTACCTTTAAAAGCAACAGCTAAAGGCAGAATTCTTACCAAACAAGATTAGAGAATAAAActgataattctgattacatgaaactgaagaaCTCTTATACAAATTTAATGGAACTAGAATAAGGGAAGCAGTTGACAAGGGGAAAAAGCTATCACGCAGGTCTGACGCGTGCCTGATTTCCCAGATTTCGAGGGAACCAGCATGGACATATACaattaaaagtcattccccagtgggTGAAGgcaaaaaagatataaacaaatagtTCTTAAAATGACTATGAACGATTATATGAAGGATTGCTTCAACtcactaataattagggaaaaataaattaaaccaaTTCTAAAGCTTCATTTCATGCCTAGAAAATCGGCAGATAACAAAAAATGGGAAGTCAAAATTGGAGAAGTTGTGGAAAGATAAGCATATCAAAGACAGCAGGAAAGTACACAAAATATttctaagcacttttttttaGTAGCAAGTAAGTGGAACaaggaatagctaaaaaaaattatggtGTCTGAATAGCAGAGAGGTGCAGAAGGAGCCACGTGCTTTCACACATGGCCAAATGTTGATTCCTTTAGTTCCATTACGCAAGGCAGGGCCAgggcttctatttttttttttttattttgtaatgtttaacagtcactgccatacaattgtgattttatcccccccacctacccccccactccccccctccctccccacgactgcatacaattctgtatagattctacatatactttcctattgagtatattttcactatagtcatgctatgtagtcagactaagataaatgaaagaaatcgtataacaaatcagaacatgatacacaaacacatacacatacacatacacaaacatgatctgctacaatatgtgagtgacttccatatttctctctctgagtgtggcaggcattttgccttgagatcctccattgggatttttttttttttttggtaataagttcttgtgttattacacaaatctaagtctaccaaaaaaaactctcacacgctgtggttgttgctgtgcataaagttctcctggttctgctcctttcactcagcatcaggtcatataagtccttccaggcctctctgaagtcttcttgttcatcatttcttatggcacaatagtactccattacattcatataccataatttattcagccattccccaattgatggacatccccttgacttccagtttttggcaactacatagagtgctgctataaatatttttgtacatgtgggaccctttcccatttttacgatctcttggggatatagtcctagtagcgatattgctgggtcaaagggtatgcacatttttgtagccagggcttctatttttgaaaaaaagatttttggagATGGATGGGGCtaatacagacacacagacacacactcacacatcaaAGAAAGGGTGAACGAAACacttaaaaatacacaaaagatcaaaatcagaaggaagttcagaaaggaaCAAAGCAATTCTGTTAagtttaacattttcttaaaaaagccCTCAAACGACTTGCAATAgaaattttgttctttgtatgttTAAATATTCatgtttaagttcataataaaaaaagaacatttgaaatttaaaaaacaggCACACCGCTATACTGCTCCTGAAGCTCAGttagtccaatcattttggaaacaAGATCTCACTGACAGATGTATACACCAAGCAGGTCAGAGACAAAAAAGGTCCCATCTATAGCAACGTATTGATAACAGCACTTTCGgtaacagcaaagaactggaagctaaGTAGATAGATACCCCATCCGTGGGAAGTAGAGAAGCAAACAGTGATACATGAATATAACGGAATATTGCTATACCATAAGAATTGACtaattgaagagagagagaaatacgtggtcttctgtgaaatgatgcaaaatgaagcagtcaGAACAAAGAATACAGTgcacataaagacaaaaaatgtaaatgtataaaaacaaaaaaacaaggcaAGGAAAACAGAATGCAGGGAAATGATAATGTTCAAGGAAGAGACATGAGGAtgcacctccctccctcattttcagATACGGAGGACGATACACATGGGACAACGTCAGACCGGACTGAGGAGCAGGTTTGTTTTGccgaattattttctttctttttctgttattcgGGACAATTCCCAAGAAAGAAGGTTCGAGGtatattggaaaatgaaaaacaaaaaatacaaatcaaagtgTAAGTTCTTTATAGTTATCAGAGTttggtacatataaaatatgacaGTTAGAAATAAACTACTCAGAGCAAATATTACTTGTGGATTACTAAAAATATGGACTTTTTAGCAGCACTTAGTAGAACTTGTGGCTGATTTGGTATTTTttgataaattattaaaattacaagtct includes:
- the ARHGAP11A gene encoding rho GTPase-activating protein 11A isoform X1; translated protein: MRHRRLVRLALLQHLGAAYGLKIQSARGRQESRAVTFRGKIFGVHFSVLPQTFVPEYGNIPSFLVDACTSLEQHLHVEGLFRLSGSVTRLKALKRKLNHGESCLSSAHPRDIAILIKQFFRELPEPIFPVDLHEAFIKAQQLETEERDTATMLLSCLMTDNIVYVLRYFFNFLRNVSLRVSENKMDSNNLAAMLAPNLLHSWHEKVSDNARKEIRLEIAVVKTLIDHAADIGRVPEFIMEKIPVMLGIDGPCSTPSVDDYEEGEYESSVEHKRKRRQSVGDFVSGALNKLKSNRTPSTTPQQDKAVTPVVFTPETKRKLPMDSSHGFSSKKRKSIKASLNFELLPSSFFSSVSTPASVQFEASPGASSQSSVSPIAISGSCRFSTGVQRRSTRIASKKVCRVESGKAGCFSPKISRKEKVRRSLRLKFSLKKSSRDVSRCSGLNRYEHVGRRLANQQDFKNRIESVKTGLLFSPDVDERLTKKGLKHISKSEENLLTPEQTDDVNYRMSWTGPNKTNFQEISTSGTLLFVETFDKESNPSDCVLTVEIPPEFPCELTDINVNDKHEDSLTGSSLSGDENNLTTETLVKIQKAFSESGSNLNVLISDNPPSESDSRKEKLSAVPNVEFSPEKTLSEAKDYHDVTVLSLEKHDEDHCSKEDSVVSEQNLLVNQLQNLVKGSAVEFHTVQEGAKSDENLHLNMQEFHMNDQTNKEEPARGKEIIIAEETEISFEDNKLSCSNPEEVVTESPGQVTCHMSELRRNERIIQWQSLVPTCNKTLPGDFQVTDHGKVSDHIQWFNKLSLNDSRAEIKVKSPLKFQRTPVRQSVRRINSLMETNRQLGRFASLREVSSPLVKAMSYEHELSSHIESTSNNSSSALLYSEHKQKQKSVAFAQSSTELTSKSSLESSSKLCSKVKRHSDSSNTSLIPTKVCKQEVILGSQIKSVLDDLTNHEPLKSVVKTSTTSSVGTQEKSIGRKPSGRERVWYKGSPKNPIAKVQLMPTARPLEL
- the ARHGAP11A gene encoding rho GTPase-activating protein 11A isoform X2 — protein: MRHRRLVRLALLQHLGAAYGLKIQSARGRQESRAVTFRGKIFGVHFSVLPQTFVPEYGNIPSFLVDACTSLEQHLHVEGLFRLSGSVTRLKALKRKLNHGESCLSSAHPRDIAILIKQFFRELPEPIFPVDLHEAFIKAQQLETEERDTATMLLSCLMTDNIVYVLRYFFNFLRNVSLRVSENKMDSNNLAAMLAPNLLHSWHEKVSDNARKEIRLEIAVVKTLIDHAADIGRVPEFIMEKIPVMLGIDGPCSTPSVDDYEEGEYESSVEHKRKRRQSVGDFVSGALNKLKSNRTPSTTPQQDKAVQFEASPGASSQSSVSPIAISGSCRFSTGVQRRSTRIASKKVCRVESGKAGCFSPKISRKEKVRRSLRLKFSLKKSSRDVSRCSGLNRYEHVGRRLANQQDFKNRIESVKTGLLFSPDVDERLTKKGLKHISKSEENLLTPEQTDDVNYRMSWTGPNKTNFQEISTSGTLLFVETFDKESNPSDCVLTVEIPPEFPCELTDINVNDKHEDSLTGSSLSGDENNLTTETLVKIQKAFSESGSNLNVLISDNPPSESDSRKEKLSAVPNVEFSPEKTLSEAKDYHDVTVLSLEKHDEDHCSKEDSVVSEQNLLVNQLQNLVKGSAVEFHTVQEGAKSDENLHLNMQEFHMNDQTNKEEPARGKEIIIAEETEISFEDNKLSCSNPEEVVTESPGQVTCHMSELRRNERIIQWQSLVPTCNKTLPGDFQVTDHGKVSDHIQWFNKLSLNDSRAEIKVKSPLKFQRTPVRQSVRRINSLMETNRQLGRFASLREVSSPLVKAMSYEHELSSHIESTSNNSSSALLYSEHKQKQKSVAFAQSSTELTSKSSLESSSKLCSKVKRHSDSSNTSLIPTKVCKQEVILGSQIKSVLDDLTNHEPLKSVVKTSTTSSVGTQEKSIGRKPSGRERVWYKGSPKNPIAKVQLMPTARPLEL